In Ostrea edulis chromosome 4, xbOstEdul1.1, whole genome shotgun sequence, a single window of DNA contains:
- the LOC125669043 gene encoding prostaglandin E2 receptor EP4 subtype-like isoform X2, with amino-acid sequence MDSGICNETSKNSTTIRSEAWGATIISPVIMFVAGTLGNILALLVLRKGRLSNSIFYTMVAGLAWTDLAGIILTSPATLAAYLNDRKWFGGDEFCRFNGFVMVCFGLSTPLIVSSMAIERFLSVRCTFTHSKLFNKGRAKVTLIALWLFVLIIGIMPLFGFGTFVVQYPCTWCFFDFHSHDPLLVGYGYLYASLNIAVLSVMIVCNTYVMFTLLRVRYLKKRAETAQGQLEHQTTTGIDSNKKRKQRNTELQMFVLMCFLTTVFLICWTPFMVHILITIASGKPNYPMDLTTVRMASFNQTLDPWMYIILRRSLFKRFKRILRRLVCCKKSRPNVNKRHAHDNHLRCYRKPCYAALPFQVEGQVTPSGRCVVKLQRRPRSFNNEIKQVHSLPDVMKDTYSKTPKDYNNPDVTGSQHGNDFQFRSSAKRSVSTRKEAGLTTSNKEGSSSNKTSSKDGSDSSMLELKVFSTDIKSSDDEELETADVFVTKSTELSSGTPEVIWRPQRPKLASDATHTHVQHPCSNEIFSW; translated from the exons ATGGATTCGGGTATCTGTAATGAAACGTCGAAAAACAGTACCACCATCCGGTCTGAAGCATGGGGAGCAACAATCATATCTCCGGTGATTATGTTTGTTGCGGGAACACTCGGAAACATACTGGCCTTGCTTGTTCTTCGGAAGGGTAGATTGTCAAACAGCATCTTCTACACTATGGTCGCTGGACTAGCGTGGACGGATCTAGCCGGTATCATTCTGACCTCGCCTGCAACTCTTGCCGCTTATCTGAACGACAGAAAATGGTTCGGTGGCGACGAATTCTGTCGATTCAATGGGTTCGTTATGGTATGTTTTGGTTTATCCACGCCTCTAATCGTTAGCAGCATGGCAATTGAACGTTTCTTATCCGTGCGATGCACTTTTACACATTCAAAGCTTTTCAATAAAGGACGAGCAAAAGTGACACTGATTGCTCTGTGGCTGTTTGTGCTAATTATCGGAATTATGCCGCTGTTTGGATTTGGGACGTTTGTTGTGCAGTATCCATGCACATGGTGTTTCTTCGATTTTCACAGTCACGACCCTTTGTTGGTCGGATATGGTTATCTTTACGCCTCCTTGAACATtgctgttctctctgtaatgaTCGTCTGCAACACATACGTCATGTTTACCCTGCTTCGAGTCCGATATCTCAAGAAAAGGGCAGAAACCGCACAAGGACAGCTGGAACATCAAACTACCACCGGAATTGACTCGAATAAGAAACGCAAGCAACGAAACACAGAATTGCAAATGTTTGTTCTTATGTGTTTCTTGACGACTGTTTTCCTAATTTGTTGGACCCCTTTCATG GTTCACATACTAATTACAATAGCTAGTGGAAAACCAAACTATCCCATGGATCTAACAACGGTACGAATGGCAAGTTTCAATCAAACCTTGGACCCATGGATGTACATTATTCTGAGGAGATCCTTGTTCAAACGCTTCAAGCGAATTCTACGAAGACTGGTTTGTTGTAAAAAATCTCGACCGAATGTAAACAAAAGACATGCTCACGACAATCACTTGCGTTGTTACAGGAAGCCGTGTTACGCGGCACTTCCGTTCCAGGTAGAGGGGCAGGTAACTCCTTCTGGACGGTGTGTTGTCAAACTGCAAAGGAGACCCCGCAGCTTCAATAACGAAATCAAACAGGTGCATTCCCTACCAGATGTTATGAAGGATACCTATTCAAAAACGCCGAAAGATTATAACAATCCAGACGTGACTGGATCACAACATGGCAATGACTTTCAATTTCGCTCTAGTGCAAAAAGGTCGGTTTCAACGAGGAAAGAGGCTGGATTAACAACCTCAAACAAAGAAGGATCATCATCAAACAAAACCAGCTCAAAAGATGGCAGTGACTCTTCAATGTTGGAACTAAAGGTTTTCAGCACAGATATTAAATCTTCTGATGACGAGGAGCTCGAGACGGCTGATGTTTTCGTCACTAAATCCACAGAGCTATCGAGTGGTACTCCGGAAGTGATTTGGAGGCCCCAGCGTCCAAAGCTAGCGTCTGACGCCACACATACACACGTACAACACCCATGCTCCAACGA AATTTTCAGCTGGTGA
- the LOC125669043 gene encoding prostaglandin E2 receptor EP4 subtype-like isoform X1 has translation MDSGICNETSKNSTTIRSEAWGATIISPVIMFVAGTLGNILALLVLRKGRLSNSIFYTMVAGLAWTDLAGIILTSPATLAAYLNDRKWFGGDEFCRFNGFVMVCFGLSTPLIVSSMAIERFLSVRCTFTHSKLFNKGRAKVTLIALWLFVLIIGIMPLFGFGTFVVQYPCTWCFFDFHSHDPLLVGYGYLYASLNIAVLSVMIVCNTYVMFTLLRVRYLKKRAETAQGQLEHQTTTGIDSNKKRKQRNTELQMFVLMCFLTTVFLICWTPFMVHILITIASGKPNYPMDLTTVRMASFNQTLDPWMYIILRRSLFKRFKRILRRLVCCKKSRPNVNKRHAHDNHLRCYRKPCYAALPFQVEGQVTPSGRCVVKLQRRPRSFNNEIKQVHSLPDVMKDTYSKTPKDYNNPDVTGSQHGNDFQFRSSAKRSVSTRKEAGLTTSNKEGSSSNKTSSKDGSDSSMLELKVFSTDIKSSDDEELETADVFVTKSTELSSGTPEVIWRPQRPKLASDATHTHVQHPCSNESEKYRSHSIT, from the exons ATGGATTCGGGTATCTGTAATGAAACGTCGAAAAACAGTACCACCATCCGGTCTGAAGCATGGGGAGCAACAATCATATCTCCGGTGATTATGTTTGTTGCGGGAACACTCGGAAACATACTGGCCTTGCTTGTTCTTCGGAAGGGTAGATTGTCAAACAGCATCTTCTACACTATGGTCGCTGGACTAGCGTGGACGGATCTAGCCGGTATCATTCTGACCTCGCCTGCAACTCTTGCCGCTTATCTGAACGACAGAAAATGGTTCGGTGGCGACGAATTCTGTCGATTCAATGGGTTCGTTATGGTATGTTTTGGTTTATCCACGCCTCTAATCGTTAGCAGCATGGCAATTGAACGTTTCTTATCCGTGCGATGCACTTTTACACATTCAAAGCTTTTCAATAAAGGACGAGCAAAAGTGACACTGATTGCTCTGTGGCTGTTTGTGCTAATTATCGGAATTATGCCGCTGTTTGGATTTGGGACGTTTGTTGTGCAGTATCCATGCACATGGTGTTTCTTCGATTTTCACAGTCACGACCCTTTGTTGGTCGGATATGGTTATCTTTACGCCTCCTTGAACATtgctgttctctctgtaatgaTCGTCTGCAACACATACGTCATGTTTACCCTGCTTCGAGTCCGATATCTCAAGAAAAGGGCAGAAACCGCACAAGGACAGCTGGAACATCAAACTACCACCGGAATTGACTCGAATAAGAAACGCAAGCAACGAAACACAGAATTGCAAATGTTTGTTCTTATGTGTTTCTTGACGACTGTTTTCCTAATTTGTTGGACCCCTTTCATG GTTCACATACTAATTACAATAGCTAGTGGAAAACCAAACTATCCCATGGATCTAACAACGGTACGAATGGCAAGTTTCAATCAAACCTTGGACCCATGGATGTACATTATTCTGAGGAGATCCTTGTTCAAACGCTTCAAGCGAATTCTACGAAGACTGGTTTGTTGTAAAAAATCTCGACCGAATGTAAACAAAAGACATGCTCACGACAATCACTTGCGTTGTTACAGGAAGCCGTGTTACGCGGCACTTCCGTTCCAGGTAGAGGGGCAGGTAACTCCTTCTGGACGGTGTGTTGTCAAACTGCAAAGGAGACCCCGCAGCTTCAATAACGAAATCAAACAGGTGCATTCCCTACCAGATGTTATGAAGGATACCTATTCAAAAACGCCGAAAGATTATAACAATCCAGACGTGACTGGATCACAACATGGCAATGACTTTCAATTTCGCTCTAGTGCAAAAAGGTCGGTTTCAACGAGGAAAGAGGCTGGATTAACAACCTCAAACAAAGAAGGATCATCATCAAACAAAACCAGCTCAAAAGATGGCAGTGACTCTTCAATGTTGGAACTAAAGGTTTTCAGCACAGATATTAAATCTTCTGATGACGAGGAGCTCGAGACGGCTGATGTTTTCGTCACTAAATCCACAGAGCTATCGAGTGGTACTCCGGAAGTGATTTGGAGGCCCCAGCGTCCAAAGCTAGCGTCTGACGCCACACATACACACGTACAACACCCATGCTCCAACGA GTCAGAAAAGTACAGATCACATTCCATAACCTGA